The Euphorbia lathyris chromosome 2, ddEupLath1.1, whole genome shotgun sequence genome includes a window with the following:
- the LOC136219183 gene encoding LOW QUALITY PROTEIN: uncharacterized protein (The sequence of the model RefSeq protein was modified relative to this genomic sequence to represent the inferred CDS: inserted 1 base in 1 codon; deleted 2 bases in 1 codon; substituted 1 base at 1 genomic stop codon): MSSGTVHFPAILVTVTCNPRRCVRTPLSGRERKDFSQSNPQESTFPYEHSMGRLRVRRGSLLCLHTRLPFSESSAGPPTTSLQPXGFIAQKXPGRRLPKKEAQRMSDAKPRTSLRSYWHTLPKKKEQTPLKTRVRYNKAISVHRPSHGTVRGRYRSYSSQPASS, from the exons ATGTCGTCGGGTACTGTTCACTTCCCCGCCATTCTTGTAACCGTAACCTGTAATCCGCGCAGGTGTGTCCGCACCCCCCTGAGTGGACGAGAAAGAAAGGATTTC TCTCAGAGCAACCCCCAGGAGTCAACTTTCCCGTATGAGCATTCG ATGGGTCGTCTGAGGGTTCGCCGCGGTTCATTGCTGTGCTTACACACAAGGCTACCCTTCTCCGAAAGCTCCGCGGGACCACCTACCACTAGTCTTCAGCCGTAAGGGTTTATTGCACAAA CGCCGGGACGCAGGCTCCCGAAGAAGGAAGCCCAACGAATGTCAGATGCAAAGCCCCGCACCTCATTAAGATCATATTGGCATACtctcccaaaaaaaaaagagcagACCCCATTGAAGACGAGAGTGAGGTACAACAAGGCCATTTCTGTCCATCGCCCTTCTCACGGAACCGTACGTGGACGTTACCGCTCATACAGCTCCCAGCCAGCAAGCAGTTAG